In Drosophila takahashii strain IR98-3 E-12201 chromosome 4, DtakHiC1v2, whole genome shotgun sequence, one DNA window encodes the following:
- the mav gene encoding uncharacterized protein mav: MIIYIEPNISPKNKAPTEWCGLLQYKCKSSYPKTKKLLAYRNKSTWILKIIFHIYFYRTTNTKRIKELEPTLRPPPCAEHFQSKLAKVCYRYPKYSRIWFILVLLLPTQQQASGHGMYRQTSNSNVFSSSHKQNENAQIRISLVKNQNSGAESLQSRIQAKITSSEKDLNNLSKIISKQSRTSFYNASSNKYSLINLSQPKNASHLMNDKIELEWNNTVPIHNRQTRESKHIRLETKSHNNRPKKIDEARLKRLVLKGLGMKKIPDMRKVNISQVEYSNKYIEYLSRLRSNQEKGTSYLNDYIGSSSISDLHLLSIITNKFNDISHKRWRHKRSFTNLNSRQNRKQKTNEDSQYGQQDKTNILLHFPLTNVKDAKFYHDKIDEANVRLMLLYSSSLATNSHRWQGPRKRKFDQISSSVMNCNSGDFKSNQSKRVRSRQLKLKVYQLLSSNRRRLLASRKIEFENIGYEETRTQWIEFDVTKAVRSWMNKSHENLGIEIQCDKCKSIGARILSDSSSSMQSSSAKSATVDNERFNLMPVLNIIGHGALKTRKEGDSDIHHIMLTNNRSDEYVHHRSNHDSTWRKEKWNNNCYKSHQRCCRNPLDVAFKDIKGFEFILQPKVFDAGYCHGRCPPRHNPAHHHALLQSLIWQEDHNRAPRPCCAPSKLEMLEILHVDEDHSDKLKISTWSDMQVVECACS; this comes from the exons ATGATAATATACATTGAACCAAACAtttcaccaaaaaacaaaGCGCCAACAGAGTGGTGCGGTCTTCTACAATACAAATGTAAAAGTAGttacccaaaaacaaaaaaattgttagcaTATAGGAACAAGTCCACCTGGATTTTGAAgattattttccatatttatttcTACCGCACTACAAATACAAAACGGATTAAAGAGCTGGAACCTACTTTAAGACCACCGCCTTGTGCTGAACATTTTCAGTCTAAGCTTGCCAAAGTTTGTTATAGGTATCCAAAATACTCCCGAATATGGTTTATACTTGTTTTATTGTTGCCAACTCAGCAACAAGCCAGTGGTCATGGAATGTACCGCCAAACGTCAAATTCAAACGTATTTTCTTCATCACATAAGCAAAATGAAAATGCGCAAATTCGTATTTCGCTAGTTAAAAATCAGAATAGTGGAGCTGAGAGTCTACAATCAAGAATACAAGCCAAAATAACAAGTTCGGAAAAGGATCTTAACAATTTGTCCAAAATAATTAGTAAGCAAAGCAGAACCTCATTCTATAATGCCAgttcaaataaatatagtCTGATTAATCTAAGCCAGCCTAAAAACGCGTCTCACCTAATGAATGATAAAATAGAACTTGAGTGGAACAACACGGTACCAATTCACAATAGGCAAACAAGGGAAAGTAAACATATTCGGCTAGAAACTAAGAGTCATAATAATAGACCGAAAAAAATAGATGAAGCCAGGCTTAAACGCTTAGTTTTAAAGGGGCTTGGAATGAAAAAAATACCAGATATGAGAAAG GTTAATATAAGCCAAGTTGAATATTCCAACAAATATATAGAATACCTAAGCCGTCTAAGGAGTAACCAGGAGAAGGGGACGAGCTATTTGAACGACTATATTGGATCTTCATCTATATCAGACCTACATCTATTAAGCATTAtcacaaacaaatttaatgaCATTAGTCACAAACGATGGCGTCATAAAAGATCATTTACAAATTTGAACAGTagacaaaacagaaaacaaaaaactaacgAGGACTCACAATATGGACAACAGGATAAAACCAATATTCTTTTGCACTTTCCACTGACAAATGTAAAAGATGCCAAGTTTTACCATGATAAAATTGACGAAGCCAATGTCAGGCTTATGCTCCTCTATAGCTCATCCCTAGCAACTAATTCCCACCGATGGCAAGGACCTAGAAAAAGGAAATTTGATCAAATTTCTTCTTCTGTTATGAATTGTAATTCTGGCGATTTCAAATCTAATCAGTCGAAAAGGGTACGAAGTcggcaattaaaactaaaGGTGTATCAACTACTTTCATCGAACAGAAGAAGACTTCTAGCGTCTCGTAAAATTgagtttgaaaatattggataCGAAGAAACGCGTACTCAGTGGATAGAATTTGACGTAACAAAAGCGGTTCGTAGTTGGATGAACAAAAGTCATGAAAACTTGGGAATAGAAATTCAATGTGATAAGTGCAAGAGTATAGGTGCTCGTATACTTAGCGACTCAAGTTCATCGATGCAATCATCATCTGCAAAATCGGCGACTGTAGACAACGAACGCTTTAATCTCATGCcagttttaaatataatcgGACACGGAGCCCTGAAGACCCGAAAAGAAGGAGACTCGGACATTCATCACATCATGCTGACAAATAATAGAAGCGATGAATACGTACATCATCGTTCGAACCATGATTCCACCTGGAGAAAGGAAAAATGGAACAACAACTGTTACAAATCGCACCAGCGATGCTGTAGAAATCCGTTGGATGTTGCTTTTAAGGACATTAAGGGTTTTGAGTTTATACTACAGCCAAAAGTATTCGATGCAGGTTATTGCCATGGAAGATGCCCACCACGTCACAATCCCGCCCACCACCACGCCCTATTGCAAAGTCTTATATGGCAAGAAGATCACAACCGAGCACCCCGTCCGTGTTGCGCTCCTTCAAAACTTGAGATGCTCGAAATATTACATGTTGACGAAGATCACAGCGATAAGCTCAAAATTTCCACATGGAGTGATATGCAGGTTGTAGAATGTGCCtgttcttaa
- the Gat gene encoding sodium- and chloride-dependent GABA transporter 1 — translation MYTNCANDGDGGGDGRKHESIEMSKELGHPPNLQSNTPTNTDASTKQQLVKIELPERGSWSSKMDFILSVVGLAIGLGNVWRFPYLCYKNGGGAFILPYIITLFLAGIPMFFMELALGQMLTIGGLGVFKIAPIFKGIGYAAAVMSCWMNVYYIVILAWAVFYFFMSMRADVPWRTCNNWWNTVSCVSQYERTNLNCWDKIINGTAKRICSVSAVNITSSELTDPVKEFWERRALQISHGIEEIGNIRWELAGTLLLVWILCYFCIWKGVKWTGKVVYFTALFPYVLLTVLLVRGITLPGALEGIKFYIIPNFSKLSNSEVWIDAVTQIFFSYGLGLGTLVALGSYNKFTNNVYKDALIVCTVNSSTSMFAGFVIFSVIGFMAHEQQRPVAEVAASGPGLAFLVYPSAVLQLPGSPMWSCLFFFMLLLIGLDSQFCTMEGFITAIIDEWPQLLRKRKEIFIAIVCALSYLVGLTCITQGGMYIFQILDSYAVSGFCLLWLIFFECVSISWCYGVDRFYDGIKDMIGYYPTVWWKFCWCVTTPAICLGVFFFNIVQWTPIKYLDYSYPWWAHAFGWFTALSSMLYIPIYMFWLWKRTPGDLSEKIRAIVRIDEDVTRLREKMQREAYAKEVEFNSL, via the exons ATGTACACAAACTGCGCTAACGATGGTGACGGGGGAGGAGATGGGCGCAAGCACGAATCTATCGAAATGAGCAAAGAATTGGGTCACCCACCAAACTTGCAGTCTAACACACCAACAAATACGGACGCGTCCACTAAGCAGCAG TTGGTTAAAATCGAACTCCCCGAACGAGGATCATGGTCTTccaaaatggattttatactATCAGTGGTAGGCCTTGCAATTGGTTTGGGAAATGTTTGGCGATTTCCTTATTTATGCTACAAAAATGGAGGAGGTGCATTCATATTGCCATACATAATAACGTTGTTTTTGGCTGGGATTCCAATGTTTTTCATGGAGTTAGCTCTTGGTCAAATGTTAACAATTGGTGGTcttggtgtatttaaaattgcACCCATATTTAAAG gaaTTGGATATGCTGCTGCAGTTATGTCTTGTTGGATGAATGTTTACTATATTGTAATTCTGGCTTGGGCTGTATTTTACTTCTTCATGTCAATGAGAGCAG atgTACCTTGGAGAACTTGTAACAATTGGTGGAACACCGTTAGCTGTGTCAGTCAATATGAAAggacaaatttaaattgctgggacaaaataattaatggaACCgcaaaaagaatttgttccgtGTCTGCTGTAAATATTACATCTTCCGAACTTACAGATCCAGTCAAAGAATTTTGGGA GCGTCGTGCGCTTCAGATTTCACATGGAATTGAGGAGATTGGAAATATTCGCTGGGAATTGGCTGGAACTTTGTTGCTTGTGTGGATCCTCTGCTATTTTTGCATTTGGAAAGGAGTAAAATGGACTGGGAAAGTCGTGTATTTTACAGCTCTTTTTCCTTATGTTCTTTTGACGGTTCTATTAGTTCGTGGAATAACGTTACCTGGTGCATTGGAAggcattaaattttatattattccaAACTTTTCAAAGTTGTCAAACTCCGAG GTTTGGATAGATGCTGTTACGCAGATATTCTTCTCATATGGCCTTGGTCTTGGAACTCTAGTGGCACTAGGAAGTTACAACAAGTTTACCAACAATGTTTATAA AGACGCGTTAATTGTCTGCACAGTTAATTCCAGCACCAGTATGTTTGCTGGATTCGTTATATTCTCTGTTATCGGATTTATGGCTCACGAGCAACAGAGACCAGTAGCTGAAGTAGCTGCATCAGGACCTGGATTAGCATTTCTCGTTTATCCATCGGCAGTTCTGCAGTTGCCGGGATCTCCAATGTGGTCTTGCCTCTTTTTCTTTATGCTGTTGCTTATTGGATTGGACTCACAGTTTTGTACAATGGAGGGATTTATCACTGCGATTATTGATGAATGGCCTCAATTGCTAAGGAAACGCAAAGAAATCTTTATTGCTATTGTATGCGCACTTAGCTACTTAGTGGGCTTAACCTGTATTACACAA GGcggtatgtatatatttcaaatattggATTCGTATGCAGTCAGCGGCTTTTGCTTACTATGGCTCATATTCTTTGAGTGCGTCTCTATATCTTGGTGCTATGGAGTTGATCGATTTTATGATGGTATTAAGGATATGATCGGATACTATCCCACAGTATGGTGGAAATTCTGTTGGTGTGTAACCACCCCTGCTATATGCTTG GGCGTCTTCTTCTTCAACATAGTTCAGTGGAccccaattaaatatttggacTACAGCTATCCATGGTGGGCGCACGCTTTTGGTTGGTTTACGGCATTGTCATCCATGCTTTATATACCAATATATATGTTCTGGTTGTGGAAACGAACTCCTGGTGACTTGAGTGAG AAAATCCGAGCTATAGTTAGAATAGACGAGGATGTAACCCGGTTACGCgagaaaatgcagagagaaGCTTATGCTAAGGAGGTTgaatttaattctttatag